In a single window of the Nilaparvata lugens isolate BPH chromosome 1, ASM1435652v1, whole genome shotgun sequence genome:
- the LOC120353965 gene encoding putative nuclease HARBI1, with protein sequence MERPKARRRCYELAFESDSDEENVIRRPRWIKERANEFDDLDNIDFITKYRLSKRTVLCVLELIEHKLEFPSDKNDCVSPINQLLCALRFYATGCYQSVSGDLSGFSTATAHRIVHRVSCAIASIREHFLRFPETPEEIKENQLQFHKIAKFPRVVGAIDCTHIRFGKCPNAEDGEVFRNRKNFFSLNVQAICNANLEMLDIVARWPGSTHDSFIFNNSLIKTHFENGRYGDALLVGDSGYGCKNYLITPLENCVTPADHLFNESQIRTRNPIERMFGVWKRRFPAMALGLRLNLENSFPVIVATAVLHNVAQQSREVIPRDDEAVVLPAPWDVLIAEGDIRAPLINVGGPQRGNVNFRVRHSLVTNYFHRLAQREVENAVGAFENGE encoded by the exons ATGGAACGGCCAAAAGCCAGGAGGAGGTGTTATGAATTGGCTTTTGAAAGTGACAGCGATGAAGAAAATGTTATTCGCCGTCCAAGATGGATAAAAGAAAGAGCtaatgaatttgatgatttaGATAATATAGATTTCATCACCAAATACAGATTATCTAAACGAACAGTTTTATGTGTACTGGAACTCATTGAACATAAGCTGGAATTTCCTTCAGACAA gAATGATTGTGTATCACCAATCAACCAATTACTTTGTGCCCTTCGATTCTACGCTACAGGCTGTTATCAATCAGTTTCTGGGGATCTAAGTGGTTTTAGTACAGCCACCGCCCACAGAATTGTGCACAGGGTGAGCTGCGCGATTGCATCCATAAGGGAACACTTTTTGAGATTTCCTGAGACTCCGGAGgaaataaaagaaaatcaattacaatttcataaaattgcCAAGTTTCCGAGAGTTGTGGGTGCCATAGATTGCACTCATATACGATTTGGAAAGTGCCCAA ATGCTGAAGATGGCGAAGTTTTTCGAAACAGGaaaaactttttctccctgaacGTCCAGGCTATTTGCAATGCTAATTTAGAGATGTTGGACATTGTTGCGAGGTGGCCAGGCAGTACACAcgattcattcattttcaataatagtttgataaaaacacatttcGAAAATGGAAG GTATGGGGATGCCTTGTTAGTTGGAGATTCTGGATATGGCTGCAAAAACTATTTAATAACTCCACTGGAGAACTGTGTAACGCCAGCAGACCATTTATTCAATGAGTCACAAATAAGAACGAGGAACCCGATTGAACGCATGTTTGGGGTTTGGAAAAGAAGATTTCCAGCAATGGCATTAGGGCTGCGTTTGAATTTGGAGAATTCATTCCCAGTTATAGTTGCTACTGCTGTACTCCATAACGTTGCACAACAATCCAGAGAAGTGATTCCTCGTGATGATGAGGCAGTGGTTCTTCCTGCTCCTTGGGATGTTCTCATAGCTGAAGGAGACATAAGAGCACCACTCATCAATGTTGGAGGACCCCAGAGAGGAAACGTCAACTTCAGAGTACGCCATTCCCTTGTGACAAATTATTTTCACAG ACTTGCACAACGGGAAGTAGAGAATGCCGTGGGAGCATTTGAGAATGGAGAATAA